Proteins co-encoded in one uncultured Draconibacterium sp. genomic window:
- a CDS encoding YhdH/YhfP family quinone oxidoreductase produces the protein MVQNSSTFKAFRIEEIDGNFQGSIKEMEFGTLNNNEVRVKVHYSSLNYKDALSASGNKGVTRNYPHIPGIDAVGTIEKSNSDLFTIGEEVIVTSYDLGMNTDGGFAEYIQVPAEWVVRLPEKMTMKEAMIYGTAGLTAGMSVLRLTELIKPEDGKIAVSGATGGVGALSVSILSKLGYSVVAITGKETERDYLIHLGAEEVLLRSEIEDFAKKPLLKPLFAGAIDTVGGVILENIIKSTNSIGVVTCCGNVASPKLDLTVFPFILRGVTLIGIDSQNYPMKYRKIVWNKLAEEWKPNQLADTCNEIKLEDVAQKIELMLKGKLKGRTVLTLSE, from the coding sequence ATGGTACAAAATAGTTCAACATTTAAAGCATTTCGAATTGAAGAGATCGATGGTAATTTTCAAGGCTCAATCAAAGAAATGGAATTTGGTACATTAAATAACAACGAGGTAAGAGTAAAAGTACACTACAGCTCATTGAATTATAAAGATGCATTATCGGCTTCGGGGAATAAAGGAGTAACAAGGAATTATCCGCATATACCTGGAATTGATGCAGTTGGAACAATCGAAAAATCGAACAGTGATTTATTTACTATTGGAGAAGAAGTAATTGTAACAAGTTATGATTTAGGTATGAATACCGACGGTGGATTTGCTGAATATATTCAGGTTCCAGCGGAATGGGTTGTAAGATTGCCTGAAAAAATGACTATGAAAGAGGCAATGATATATGGTACTGCCGGATTAACTGCTGGAATGTCTGTTTTGAGACTCACGGAATTGATAAAACCAGAGGATGGAAAGATTGCGGTTTCGGGTGCAACTGGAGGAGTTGGAGCATTGAGTGTCTCTATATTGAGTAAACTCGGTTATTCAGTGGTTGCAATAACAGGCAAGGAAACAGAACGAGACTACTTAATTCATCTTGGAGCTGAGGAAGTGCTATTACGTAGCGAAATTGAAGATTTTGCTAAAAAGCCTTTGTTAAAACCGTTGTTTGCTGGCGCTATTGATACTGTTGGAGGTGTAATACTTGAAAATATAATTAAATCGACTAATTCAATAGGTGTTGTTACTTGTTGTGGAAACGTTGCATCTCCAAAACTTGATTTGACAGTTTTTCCATTCATCTTGAGAGGTGTTACACTTATTGGAATAGATTCTCAAAACTATCCAATGAAATACCGCAAAATAGTTTGGAATAAGTTAGCCGAAGAATGGAAGCCCAATCAATTAGCCGATACTTGCAATGAAATTAAATTGGAGGATGTAGCGCAAAAAATTGAATTAATGCTAAAAGGAAAATTAAAAGGAAGAACTGTTTTGACGCTGTCTGAATAA
- a CDS encoding helix-turn-helix domain-containing protein, giving the protein MKKSYCPIDTFINVVKGKRKGTIILHLFQGDKRYNELVKLLTDISERMLTKQLKELEADGLINRTVFPEVPPRVEYSLTELGKEIHPVLKGMYKGGLLFEKSIDELHN; this is encoded by the coding sequence ATGAAAAAAAGTTATTGTCCGATTGATACATTTATAAATGTTGTGAAAGGAAAACGAAAAGGAACGATCATTTTACACCTTTTTCAAGGAGATAAAAGATATAATGAATTGGTTAAATTATTAACTGATATTAGTGAACGAATGCTGACCAAACAACTAAAAGAATTAGAAGCAGATGGATTAATCAATCGAACCGTTTTCCCGGAAGTTCCTCCACGCGTTGAATACAGCTTAACTGAACTTGGTAAAGAAATTCATCCTGTCCTTAAAGGAATGTATAAAGGAGGACTCCTTTTTGAAAAGTCTATTGATGAATTGCATAACTAA
- a CDS encoding GNAT family N-acetyltransferase: MVTIKKIVENKKQFLDLLLLADEQENMIDKYLSGGDLFVLYDDDLKSVCVVVPIDNETCELKNIATYEKYQGKGYARALIDFISDFYKNDYKTMLVGTGETPTILSFYESCGFEKSHRVKNFFTENYDHPIFEGDIQLIDMIYLKKDL, translated from the coding sequence ATGGTGACAATAAAAAAGATTGTCGAAAATAAGAAGCAGTTCCTTGATTTATTGTTGCTGGCAGACGAACAGGAAAATATGATTGACAAGTATCTTTCTGGTGGAGATTTGTTTGTTTTATATGACGATGATTTGAAAAGTGTTTGCGTTGTTGTTCCGATAGATAACGAAACCTGCGAATTGAAAAACATAGCGACATACGAGAAATATCAAGGTAAAGGGTACGCTAGAGCACTGATAGATTTCATTTCTGATTTCTACAAAAACGATTACAAAACAATGCTTGTCGGAACTGGCGAAACACCAACAATCTTGTCATTTTATGAAAGTTGTGGGTTTGAGAAATCACATCGGGTAAAGAATTTTTTCACAGAGAATTACGACCACCCTATTTTCGAGGGCGACATTCAACTTATCGATATGATTTATCTTAAAAAGGATTTGTAA